One window of the Nitrospirota bacterium genome contains the following:
- a CDS encoding GvpL/GvpF family gas vesicle protein, whose protein sequence is MGISGIYIYGIINSDKEIIFPDCKVMSGEDVYTITYEDISAVVSDSEIVDYNSLIKEKVAEYLLRHQLVIENVMNIGNIGEESNIIPMQLGTYAMDEDEVRSILAKGYRMIKQIIGKTYGKTEIDVVASWANIGTVLKEAANEKEIRVFKEELLNKEGGVSVEDQIRTGVLIRKYLDKRRELCASKIAPSLVRVSKDYRIHELMDDNMILNIAFLIEKSRLNDFWERVEGLDNEFSGKINFRCVGPLPPYSFNTLVTKRIRYADIASAKEKLNLSDIVTKEDIKKAYRRKAFLNHPDKKMEIQDTHIQFNDVVSAYKTLAECCNDDSSFKIDSFKDAIIIKEKNHYAAGR, encoded by the coding sequence ATGGGTATTTCCGGCATATATATATATGGCATTATAAATTCTGATAAAGAAATAATTTTTCCGGATTGTAAGGTTATGTCAGGAGAGGATGTGTATACAATTACATATGAAGATATATCTGCTGTTGTAAGTGATTCTGAGATAGTTGATTATAACAGCCTCATCAAGGAGAAAGTAGCAGAATATCTGCTCAGGCATCAATTGGTAATCGAAAATGTTATGAATATCGGGAATATCGGGGAAGAGTCTAACATTATCCCAATGCAATTGGGCACTTATGCTATGGATGAGGACGAGGTACGGAGTATACTTGCCAAAGGATACCGGATGATTAAGCAGATCATTGGAAAGACGTATGGCAAGACAGAGATTGATGTTGTGGCTTCCTGGGCCAATATTGGAACAGTCTTGAAAGAAGCTGCTAATGAAAAAGAAATAAGAGTATTCAAGGAGGAACTTCTTAATAAAGAAGGCGGTGTAAGCGTTGAGGACCAGATAAGGACAGGTGTGTTAATCAGGAAATATTTAGACAAGAGAAGAGAGCTGTGTGCATCTAAGATAGCGCCCTCTTTAGTCAGGGTCAGTAAGGATTACAGAATTCATGAACTTATGGATGACAACATGATACTCAACATAGCCTTTCTTATAGAAAAATCGAGACTGAATGATTTCTGGGAAAGAGTAGAAGGGCTGGACAATGAATTTTCCGGTAAAATAAATTTCAGATGTGTCGGCCCCCTCCCGCCATACAGTTTTAATACGTTAGTAACAAAGCGTATAAGGTATGCTGATATAGCCTCAGCAAAAGAGAAATTAAATTTAAGTGACATAGTTACCAAAGAGGATATAAAGAAGGCTTACAGGAGAAAGGCTTTTTTAAACCATCCGGATAAAAAAATGGAAATACAAGATACACATATCCAATTTAATGATGTAGTAAGCGCTTATAAGACACTTGCAGAATGTTGTAACGATGACAGTTCTTTTAAGATAGATTCTTTTAAGGATGCAATTATTATAAAGGAGAAAAATCATTATGCGGCCGGAAGGTAA
- a CDS encoding CDC48 family AAA ATPase produces MGLFSGESDMTMILKVQEALSKDVGRVVARIDPEDMLALGIEAGEIIEIEGGRKTAVKVMPCFSEDRGKKIIQIDGITRENSKVGIDEKVNIRKTVVKPARKIVLSPLTVTRLFQSEKDARYIGSLLEGIPLTTGDKVRATLFGARNLDFKVENTMPDGKVLVNKTTLIAAKAKEAKEGGAIKISYEDIGGLGSQIQRIREMIELPLKYPEIFERLGIEAPKGVLLYGPPGTGKTLIARAVANETDAYFTSISGPEVMGKFYGESEARLRKVFEDAQSNVPAIIFIDEIDAIAPKREEMGGEKQVERRVVAQLLSLLDGLESRGQVIILGATNLPNTLDPALRRPGRFDREITMPVPDRKGRLEIIQIHTRGMPLSADVSLDRLAGITHGFVGADLEALAREAAMSVLRKLIPDIDFEMADIPYETLLKLEVSMDDFLEAMKEIEPSAIREFFVEVPDVKWENIGGLGHIKEELKEAIEWPLKYPEIFRKADTHPPKGILLYGLPGTGKTLLAKAAASQTGVNFISVKGPGLISKFIGESERAIREVFKIAKQASPTILFFDEIDAIVPKRGSDTDSHVTERVISQFLTEMDGIEELKGVVVLAATNRLDIIDAALLRSGRFDLLFEVPVPNEGTRLEIFKIHTKNKPLHQDVDINKLAKSTEKMVGSDIEFICRKASMLAIKEYVNKKLSDAEFRISQKHFEEALKLVSEQGNKIGGIK; encoded by the coding sequence AAATCATAGAGATTGAAGGTGGGAGAAAGACCGCTGTAAAAGTTATGCCTTGTTTTTCTGAAGACAGAGGTAAGAAGATCATCCAGATAGACGGCATCACAAGAGAGAATTCAAAAGTCGGTATTGATGAAAAGGTGAATATCCGGAAGACAGTAGTAAAACCTGCAAGGAAGATTGTTCTTTCTCCTTTGACCGTTACAAGATTGTTTCAAAGCGAGAAAGATGCCAGATATATAGGTTCACTATTAGAAGGGATTCCTCTAACTACGGGTGATAAGGTAAGGGCAACACTGTTTGGGGCCAGAAACCTTGATTTTAAAGTAGAGAATACAATGCCTGACGGGAAGGTATTAGTAAACAAAACTACTTTGATAGCGGCAAAAGCAAAGGAAGCTAAAGAAGGCGGCGCTATAAAGATTTCTTATGAAGACATAGGCGGGCTTGGTTCTCAGATTCAGAGGATCAGGGAGATGATAGAACTGCCTTTGAAGTACCCTGAAATCTTTGAAAGGCTTGGTATAGAGGCGCCCAAAGGTGTCTTATTATATGGGCCTCCCGGTACAGGAAAGACATTAATAGCCCGTGCTGTGGCCAATGAAACTGATGCATATTTTACGAGTATCAGCGGGCCTGAGGTCATGGGGAAATTTTATGGTGAGTCCGAGGCACGGCTGAGAAAGGTCTTTGAAGATGCACAGAGCAATGTGCCTGCAATCATCTTTATTGATGAGATTGATGCTATTGCACCCAAACGTGAAGAGATGGGTGGTGAAAAACAGGTTGAGAGGCGCGTTGTGGCACAGCTTTTATCTCTGCTCGATGGCCTGGAGTCAAGAGGGCAGGTTATAATTTTAGGGGCGACTAATCTTCCTAATACATTAGACCCGGCCTTGAGAAGGCCTGGTAGATTCGACAGGGAGATTACTATGCCTGTCCCTGACAGGAAGGGAAGGTTAGAGATAATACAGATCCACACAAGAGGAATGCCCCTGTCTGCGGATGTAAGCCTGGACAGATTAGCCGGGATTACACATGGGTTTGTCGGGGCAGATTTGGAGGCACTGGCGAGAGAGGCGGCCATGTCTGTTCTCCGAAAGTTAATACCTGATATTGACTTTGAGATGGCAGATATACCGTATGAGACCCTGCTTAAATTAGAAGTATCCATGGATGATTTTCTGGAAGCGATGAAAGAGATTGAGCCTTCAGCAATAAGAGAATTCTTTGTAGAGGTACCTGATGTGAAGTGGGAAAATATCGGCGGTCTTGGACATATAAAAGAGGAATTGAAGGAGGCTATAGAGTGGCCGTTAAAATATCCTGAAATATTCAGGAAAGCTGACACACATCCTCCCAAAGGGATTTTGCTTTACGGTCTGCCGGGAACCGGTAAGACCTTATTGGCAAAGGCAGCGGCAAGTCAGACCGGTGTTAATTTTATTTCGGTAAAGGGGCCAGGGCTTATTTCAAAGTTTATAGGAGAGAGCGAGAGGGCTATTCGTGAGGTATTCAAAATCGCTAAGCAGGCATCGCCTACTATATTATTTTTTGATGAGATTGATGCAATAGTTCCTAAGAGAGGGTCGGATACGGATTCTCATGTAACAGAACGTGTGATAAGCCAGTTCCTGACTGAGATGGATGGTATTGAAGAGCTGAAGGGGGTGGTGGTACTGGCCGCTACCAACAGATTGGATATTATTGATGCTGCACTTTTAAGGAGCGGAAGGTTTGATCTCTTATTTGAAGTACCTGTGCCTAACGAAGGTACACGGCTTGAGATTTTTAAGATACATACTAAGAACAAGCCGCTGCATCAGGACGTTGATATAAATAAATTAGCGAAAAGTACTGAGAAGATGGTAGGGTCTGATATTGAATTTATATGCAGGAAGGCATCTATGCTTGCAATAAAAGAGTATGTAAATAAAAAACTTTCAGATGCGGAGTTCAGAATCTCACAGAAACATTTTGAAGAGGCATTAAAACTGGTATCAGAACAAGGCAATAAGATAGGAGGTATAAAATAA